Proteins co-encoded in one Sulfurospirillum arsenophilum NBRC 109478 genomic window:
- a CDS encoding ketopantoate reductase family protein, protein MNILILGAGGVGGYFGARLLQSGHTVAFVARGAHLEALQTEGLHVKHPSFEFAEKIKAFDLQSLADMDAASFDLIILTTKSTATREIAIQLALWLRNQMNPPYILSLQNGVENEAILGDYFAEEYIIGGLTRKIGAHVVKPAHIEAIGTAETILGMMHVSMDNERFLEELALAFKHAGIPTQTTHDIKQELWKKLVINNGVNALCALLRVKTGALFDKSSLSEVVQGLMQETAHAARSLHVKISQEDVDAMFELIKQFDSIKPSMLVDLEQGRALEIEEICGVVIRALHQIGVDAPYTKTIKALLEFNMEQ, encoded by the coding sequence ATGAATATTCTTATTCTTGGAGCAGGTGGTGTTGGTGGCTACTTTGGAGCACGTTTACTCCAATCGGGTCACACGGTAGCTTTTGTAGCAAGAGGTGCTCATCTTGAAGCACTTCAAACTGAGGGTTTACATGTAAAGCATCCAAGCTTCGAGTTTGCAGAAAAAATAAAAGCTTTTGATCTTCAAAGCTTAGCAGACATGGATGCTGCCTCGTTTGATCTTATCATTCTTACCACTAAATCAACTGCAACACGCGAAATTGCCATTCAACTTGCTCTATGGCTTCGAAATCAGATGAATCCTCCCTATATTCTCTCATTGCAAAACGGTGTAGAAAACGAAGCTATTTTAGGTGACTATTTTGCCGAAGAGTATATTATAGGTGGATTGACGCGTAAAATTGGCGCTCATGTGGTAAAACCAGCGCATATAGAAGCTATAGGTACGGCTGAGACCATTCTTGGCATGATGCATGTTTCTATGGACAATGAGCGTTTTTTAGAAGAGCTAGCCCTTGCATTTAAACATGCGGGCATTCCTACTCAAACGACACATGACATTAAACAAGAGCTTTGGAAAAAACTTGTTATCAATAACGGTGTGAATGCTCTTTGTGCATTACTTCGCGTCAAAACAGGTGCTTTATTTGACAAAAGTTCTCTTAGTGAAGTGGTGCAAGGTCTTATGCAAGAGACAGCGCATGCCGCACGAAGTTTACATGTAAAGATTTCACAAGAAGATGTGGATGCCATGTTTGAATTAATCAAACAGTTTGACTCGATTAAACCCTCAATGTTGGTTGATTTAGAGCAGGGAAGAGCCTTAGAAATAGAAGAGATTTGCGGTGTTGTGATAAGAGCCCTTCATCAAATAGGGGTTGATGCACCCTATACAAAAACGATTAAAGCATTACTAGAATTTAACATGGAGCAATGA
- the cysK gene encoding cysteine synthase A, with protein MYAQNVTELIGNTPLVKINRIEGASNALILGKCEFLNPSHSVKDRIGFNMIKTALDKGLIDKNSIIIEPTSGNTGIGLATVCASLGIKLILTMPSSMSLERRKLLAALGAELVLTEPALGMKGAVEKSLELSKETPNSFVPQQFANESNPAIHYATTAEEIWKDTNGKVDIFVAAVGTGGTITGTGKRLKELNPNIQIIAVEPETSPVLSGGNPGPHKIQGIGAGFIPPVLDTKIYNEVVKVSYENAVETSRNLAKQEGLLVGISAGANVYVASQIGQKPENKGKTIVTILCDTGERYLSAGLYEYKES; from the coding sequence ATGTATGCACAAAACGTAACAGAACTTATCGGCAACACTCCCCTTGTTAAAATAAACCGTATCGAAGGGGCATCAAACGCGTTAATCCTTGGTAAATGTGAATTCCTTAACCCTTCACATTCGGTCAAAGATCGTATTGGATTTAATATGATTAAAACAGCCCTAGATAAAGGCTTAATTGATAAAAATTCTATCATTATCGAACCAACCAGTGGTAACACAGGTATCGGCTTAGCTACTGTATGTGCAAGTCTTGGCATAAAACTTATTCTTACTATGCCTAGTTCCATGAGTTTGGAACGCCGTAAACTACTTGCTGCTTTGGGCGCAGAACTCGTACTTACGGAACCAGCACTCGGTATGAAAGGTGCAGTTGAAAAATCTCTTGAACTTTCAAAAGAGACACCCAACTCGTTTGTACCACAACAATTTGCCAATGAATCCAACCCAGCAATTCACTATGCAACCACAGCAGAAGAAATTTGGAAAGACACCAATGGTAAAGTTGACATCTTCGTTGCTGCCGTAGGAACAGGTGGTACGATTACGGGAACAGGGAAAAGACTTAAAGAACTTAACCCGAATATTCAAATTATTGCCGTTGAGCCAGAAACATCCCCAGTTCTTTCAGGCGGAAATCCAGGACCTCATAAAATTCAAGGTATTGGTGCAGGATTTATTCCACCCGTTCTTGATACAAAAATCTATAATGAAGTTGTCAAAGTAAGCTATGAAAATGCTGTCGAGACATCTCGTAATCTTGCAAAACAAGAAGGCTTACTGGTAGGTATCTCCGCAGGTGCTAACGTCTATGTTGCATCACAAATTGGACAAAAACCTGAGAATAAAGGTAAAACTATTGTTACTATTTTATGTGACACTGGCGAGCGTTATTTAAGTGCTGGTCTTTATGAGTATAAAGAGTCGTGA
- the fbaA gene encoding class II fructose-bisphosphate aldolase encodes MLNAKIFDFVKPGVVTGDDLQKVFAVAKANHFAIPAVNVVGTNSINAVLEAAKAANSPVIVQFSNGGAEFYAGKGVNGLKAGVLGAISGALHVHTLAEAYGIAVILHTDHAARKLLPWIDELLSASEMHFAKTNKPLFSSHMLDLSEEPLEQNVQTCVSYLKRMSKMGMTLEIELGCTGGEEDGVDNTHMDNAALYTQPQDVAYAYEELLKISPNFTIAASFGNVHGVYKPGNVNLTPKILDNSQKYIQEKFKTDAKPVNFVFHGGSGSELSDIREAVGYGVIKMNIDTDTQWAFWEGVKGYVEKYAPYLQGQIGNPEGADKPNKKYYDPRKWLRPGEEAIKSRLLKAFEDLNCLNRC; translated from the coding sequence ATGTTGAATGCGAAAATTTTTGATTTTGTAAAACCGGGTGTTGTTACTGGCGATGATCTGCAGAAGGTTTTTGCGGTTGCAAAAGCAAACCATTTTGCAATCCCCGCTGTCAATGTCGTGGGAACAAATTCTATTAATGCTGTTTTAGAGGCAGCAAAAGCTGCTAATTCTCCTGTCATTGTACAATTCTCCAATGGCGGAGCTGAATTTTATGCAGGTAAAGGTGTCAATGGACTTAAAGCGGGTGTACTTGGCGCTATCAGTGGCGCATTACATGTGCATACATTGGCTGAAGCCTATGGTATTGCAGTGATTTTACATACAGATCACGCAGCGCGTAAGCTACTTCCTTGGATTGATGAATTACTCAGTGCAAGTGAAATGCATTTTGCAAAAACAAACAAACCACTTTTTAGCTCACACATGTTGGATCTTTCCGAAGAGCCATTAGAGCAAAACGTGCAAACGTGTGTTTCTTACCTTAAACGTATGAGTAAAATGGGTATGACGTTAGAGATTGAGCTTGGTTGTACGGGTGGCGAAGAAGATGGTGTGGATAACACCCACATGGACAATGCAGCCCTTTACACACAACCACAAGATGTAGCGTATGCTTACGAAGAGCTTTTGAAAATTAGCCCTAATTTTACGATTGCAGCATCATTTGGTAATGTTCATGGTGTTTATAAACCAGGTAATGTTAACTTAACACCAAAAATCTTAGATAATTCTCAAAAATACATCCAAGAAAAATTTAAAACCGATGCTAAGCCTGTGAACTTTGTATTTCACGGTGGAAGCGGAAGTGAACTCTCTGACATTCGTGAAGCCGTAGGGTACGGTGTCATTAAAATGAACATTGATACGGATACGCAATGGGCATTTTGGGAAGGGGTTAAAGGGTATGTTGAAAAATATGCACCTTACCTTCAAGGACAAATTGGTAACCCAGAGGGTGCTGATAAGCCCAATAAAAAATACTATGATCCACGCAAATGGCTTCGCCCTGGCGAAGAGGCTATTAAAAGCCGTCTTTTAAAAGCCTTTGAAGATCTTAATTGTTTAAATCGTTGCTAA
- a CDS encoding GGDEF domain-containing protein, with protein sequence MKRIPSIMLKKPILLGSITFVVNLFISTIPVLILHEKHLEQYMNTFGLSEFFDTKLLAEQQGIVHSALFYSFVFSFILAIIVTLLASFLKKSYLEVENLSHVDGLTGLYNRLMFMSVFQKEIPKVKRNQHHLFLVILDIDDFKPINDTYGHLVGDDAIKITAHTLQSLLRTSDTIARFGGDEFIICIVDHDKDTVSTIVNRILNEFNSKMIPVIRNHEKQEIPINLSIGYTAYKNDDDFKTMLQRADQALYISKEAGKNTATYLA encoded by the coding sequence ATGAAAAGAATACCTAGTATTATGCTTAAAAAGCCCATTTTATTGGGTTCTATCACATTTGTTGTCAATCTTTTTATTAGCACAATACCTGTTTTAATCCTTCACGAGAAACATCTTGAGCAATATATGAACACGTTTGGTCTCTCAGAATTTTTTGATACCAAATTACTTGCCGAACAGCAGGGAATTGTCCATAGTGCTCTCTTCTACTCTTTTGTGTTTTCCTTTATTCTTGCCATCATCGTAACTCTTCTTGCCTCTTTTTTGAAAAAATCTTACCTTGAAGTCGAAAATCTTTCCCATGTTGATGGACTGACAGGACTTTATAACCGACTTATGTTTATGAGTGTCTTTCAAAAAGAGATTCCCAAAGTCAAACGCAACCAGCATCATCTCTTTTTAGTTATTTTAGATATCGATGACTTTAAACCTATTAATGATACATATGGACATCTTGTGGGCGATGACGCTATTAAAATAACGGCTCATACGTTGCAAAGTTTACTTCGAACATCAGATACCATTGCCCGTTTTGGTGGTGATGAATTTATTATTTGTATTGTTGATCATGATAAAGATACCGTTTCCACCATCGTAAACCGTATTTTAAATGAATTTAACTCTAAAATGATTCCAGTAATAAGGAACCATGAAAAACAAGAGATACCTATTAACCTAAGTATTGGCTACACGGCTTACAAAAACGATGATGACTTTAAAACCATGCTACAACGTGCCGACCAAGCGCTTTACATCTCCAAAGAAGCAGGTAAAAATACCGCTACGTACCTAGCTTAA
- the hisD gene encoding histidinol dehydrogenase, translated as MLLLKTNEQNFKAQFDELLRRGHMDMENVSKIVSTIIAEIKAEGNGALKNHIEKFDKWHVENDEALEVKTTDMKKAYDALDSKLKEALELAYKRIYTYHEKLMPKSWLDFEDNGTVLGQKVTPVDRAGLYIPGGKAAYPSSLLMNAIPALVAGVKEIVVCTPAPNNELNPLLLAAMHLCGIKKAYKVGGASAIAAMAHGTASIPKVDVITGPGNIFVATAKKLVFGEVNIDMIAGPSEIGILADTSADPHLLAIDLLSQAEHDEMASSILITPSLEIAEKTRDEVYAWLEKLDRKAIAEVSIKERGAIIVTSSMDEAVDLMNQIAPEHLEVVTSHPFDLLPKIRHAGAIFMGSYTPEPIGDYIAGPNHTLPTGGTAKFYSPLGVENFLKRSSIISMSKQGIDEIGEACALLAHTEGLGAHEASVRVRLSK; from the coding sequence ATGTTACTTTTAAAAACCAATGAGCAAAATTTTAAAGCCCAATTTGATGAACTACTGCGTCGCGGGCACATGGACATGGAAAATGTCTCGAAAATTGTTTCAACTATTATTGCGGAGATTAAAGCTGAAGGTAATGGTGCTTTAAAAAATCATATTGAAAAATTTGATAAATGGCACGTTGAAAATGATGAAGCACTTGAAGTGAAAACCACTGATATGAAAAAAGCGTACGATGCACTCGATTCCAAACTCAAAGAGGCGTTAGAGCTTGCTTATAAGCGCATTTATACGTACCATGAAAAACTCATGCCAAAATCATGGCTTGATTTTGAAGACAATGGCACGGTTTTAGGTCAAAAAGTGACGCCAGTCGATCGTGCGGGGCTTTACATTCCTGGTGGAAAAGCGGCGTATCCTAGCAGTCTTTTAATGAATGCTATTCCTGCTCTTGTTGCAGGCGTTAAAGAGATCGTTGTCTGCACACCTGCACCTAATAATGAACTAAACCCGCTTCTTTTAGCCGCTATGCACCTTTGTGGCATTAAAAAGGCGTATAAAGTTGGAGGTGCTAGTGCGATTGCGGCGATGGCGCATGGTACTGCGAGCATCCCAAAAGTTGATGTTATCACAGGACCCGGTAATATTTTTGTAGCCACCGCTAAAAAGCTCGTTTTTGGAGAAGTCAATATCGATATGATCGCAGGACCAAGCGAGATCGGTATTTTAGCCGATACCAGCGCTGATCCGCATCTTTTAGCCATTGATCTGCTCTCGCAAGCAGAGCATGATGAGATGGCAAGTTCTATTTTGATTACGCCGTCTTTGGAAATAGCGGAAAAAACGCGTGACGAGGTGTATGCGTGGCTTGAGAAACTGGATCGTAAAGCGATTGCAGAAGTTTCCATCAAAGAGCGTGGGGCGATTATTGTAACTTCTTCGATGGATGAAGCGGTGGATTTGATGAATCAAATTGCACCAGAGCACTTAGAAGTTGTCACCTCTCATCCGTTTGATTTACTCCCAAAAATTCGCCATGCAGGGGCTATTTTTATGGGTTCTTACACGCCTGAGCCTATTGGGGATTATATCGCGGGACCAAACCATACGCTACCAACGGGTGGTACGGCTAAGTTTTACTCACCTCTGGGTGTTGAGAACTTCTTGAAGCGCTCTTCGATTATCAGTATGAGTAAGCAAGGTATTGATGAAATTGGCGAAGCGTGTGCATTACTCGCGCACACAGAGGGGCTTGGCGCACATGAAGCGAGTGTTCGCGTTCGTCTTTCAAAATAA
- a CDS encoding 1-aminocyclopropane-1-carboxylate deaminase, with protein MFSPSPFEKRTFNNNTFYLKRDDLLDKDFSGNKARKFHYFLTHDFPHIKRVVSSGSNQSNAMYSLSVLARLKGWEFVYICDHIPSFLKENPIGNYKVALENGMQIVESLTREEEAQKWLTETSLHVEEGGRQIEAEEGIKRLAEELVLDVKRHGLSNPYLFLPSGTGTTALFLQKHLPFPVFTCNTVGDSAYLQKQWEMVEPNLNFYPAILETKQKYHYGKLYVELYVLWKRLKDEMGVEFDLVYDPVGWKAFLEHRDSLEGTPIYLHQGGLLGNVSMLARYARKANML; from the coding sequence ATGTTTTCTCCTTCTCCTTTTGAAAAACGAACTTTCAATAACAACACTTTTTATCTTAAACGTGATGATCTTTTAGATAAAGATTTTTCAGGCAATAAAGCGCGTAAATTTCACTATTTTCTAACCCATGATTTTCCTCATATTAAGCGTGTGGTAAGTTCTGGATCTAATCAATCCAATGCCATGTATTCACTTTCAGTTTTAGCACGTCTAAAAGGCTGGGAATTTGTTTATATTTGCGATCATATTCCAAGCTTTCTCAAAGAAAATCCCATAGGGAATTATAAAGTGGCACTTGAAAATGGTATGCAAATAGTGGAGTCTTTGACACGAGAGGAAGAAGCACAAAAATGGCTTACTGAAACAAGTTTACATGTAGAAGAGGGTGGTAGGCAGATCGAAGCCGAAGAGGGCATAAAACGTTTAGCTGAGGAGCTTGTGCTTGATGTGAAGAGACATGGTCTTAGTAATCCTTATCTCTTCCTGCCCTCTGGAACAGGTACTACCGCACTTTTTTTGCAAAAGCATTTGCCTTTTCCTGTCTTTACATGTAATACCGTTGGTGATAGTGCTTATTTGCAAAAGCAGTGGGAGATGGTTGAACCCAATTTGAATTTTTATCCCGCCATTTTAGAGACCAAGCAAAAGTATCATTATGGAAAATTATATGTAGAATTATATGTATTATGGAAGCGCCTCAAAGATGAAATGGGAGTTGAATTTGACCTTGTGTACGATCCTGTGGGATGGAAAGCTTTTCTTGAGCATCGTGATAGTTTAGAAGGGACACCGATTTACCTTCATCAAGGAGGACTTCTGGGCAATGTTTCCATGTTGGCTCGGTATGCGCGTAAGGCAAATATGCTATAA
- a CDS encoding RrF2 family transcriptional regulator encodes MSLLSTKGMYGLSAMYQLFLSKSNKPLQIKEISARAEIPQNYLEQLLILLRQAGLVTSVRGAYGGYLLAKNPEDILIKDILIALEGNLVVTDADVKDPVLRIFYEESNGKIQEIFNLPLSEFEVYSQRLSNQLNYSI; translated from the coding sequence ATGTCACTACTCTCAACCAAGGGAATGTATGGCTTAAGTGCCATGTACCAGCTTTTTTTATCAAAGAGCAATAAACCATTACAAATCAAAGAGATCTCAGCACGTGCTGAGATCCCACAAAATTATTTGGAACAGCTTTTGATTTTGCTTCGCCAAGCAGGGCTTGTTACCAGTGTAAGAGGCGCTTATGGCGGTTATCTATTAGCTAAAAATCCTGAGGATATTTTGATTAAAGATATTCTTATTGCTTTAGAAGGCAATCTTGTTGTTACTGATGCGGACGTGAAAGATCCTGTGCTTCGTATTTTCTATGAAGAGAGTAATGGTAAAATTCAAGAGATTTTCAATTTGCCATTATCTGAATTTGAAGTCTATTCACAACGTCTAAGTAACCAATTAAACTATAGCATCTAA
- the mog gene encoding molybdopterin adenylyltransferase codes for MSQIKIGILTISDRASAGIYEDLSGKAIIETLNEYLSCKWESVYKVIPDEQPLIEAALEHMADHDGCSLIVTTGGTGPALRDVTPEATEAVCEKMMPGFGELMRQVSLKYVPTAILSRQTAGIRGKSLIINLPGKPKSIRECLDAVFPAVPYCIDLLEGPFLTCNEEVIKPFRPKA; via the coding sequence ATGAGTCAGATTAAAATTGGTATTTTAACTATATCCGATCGTGCAAGTGCGGGAATTTATGAAGATCTCTCAGGGAAAGCGATTATTGAAACATTAAACGAGTATCTCAGCTGTAAATGGGAGAGTGTCTATAAAGTGATTCCTGATGAGCAACCATTGATCGAAGCAGCCCTTGAACACATGGCAGATCATGATGGATGCTCTCTTATTGTTACCACAGGAGGAACAGGACCAGCTCTTCGCGACGTAACACCTGAGGCAACAGAAGCCGTGTGTGAGAAGATGATGCCCGGTTTTGGAGAGTTAATGCGTCAAGTAAGCCTAAAGTACGTGCCAACAGCGATTTTATCGCGTCAGACGGCAGGCATTAGAGGTAAGAGTCTTATTATCAACCTTCCGGGAAAACCAAAGTCTATTCGTGAGTGTTTGGACGCAGTGTTTCCTGCGGTGCCGTATTGTATTGATCTTTTAGAAGGACCTTTTCTTACATGTAATGAAGAGGTCATTAAACCTTTTCGTCCCAAAGCGTAA
- a CDS encoding valine--tRNA ligase, producing MSEKSTVYNPKEIEESYYKIWEDRGYFEIDGNIAIQESGKNFCIMMPPPNVTGSLHIGHALTFTLQDIITRFKRMDGFKTLWQPGTDHAGIATQNVVEKQLLAQGIKKEELGREKFLEKVWEWKAYSGGQIVHQMRKLGVSPAWSRERFTMDDGLKNSVKKAFVKYYNEGLIVRGNYMVNWCTHDGALSDIEVEFEANKGKLYHLKYFLKDSSEFLIVATTRPETYFGDTAVMVHPDDERYKHLLGKKVVLPLIGREIEIIADEHVDMSFGTGCVKVTPAHDINDYEVGKRHNLEFITIFDPSGMLNEQCGEFQGRERLEVRNDVVSKLESLGFVDKIEDYENQVGHCYRCKNVVEPYISKQWFVKKEIADGAIAKVNEHLAEFYPSHWLNSYNAWMKELRDWCISRQLWWGHQIPVFYCDACGHEWASEAESEHECPTCKATTIHQDPDVLDTWFSSGLWPFSTLGWENGDVFKGEKWNESDLKDFYPNTLLITGFDILFFWVARMMFSGEHTLGELPFKDIYLHALVKDEHGQKMSKSKGNVIDPLDTISEYSADTLRFTLAILAVQGRDIKLSGEKLEQIRNFTNKLYNASRFLLMNANSFEDLENIEIKTPLGAYMKSRLAVAMEEVRGHFSDYRFNDAATTLYRFLWGEFCDWGIELSKADKSSMAELGAIFKEAMKLIHPFMPFISEFLYQELSDTTLESCESIMVKRYPHALVRDEKIEKTFELVIEAIVGIRRAKANIDLGNKKIEHAYIKVPDAANLKDAIKYICLLAKVENIDFTETKIPNSATDVGDNIEVFISLEGVDLSPIIERLNNQKIKLDKEIMKLSGMLSNERFVANAPKEVIAENQKGLDDAKSKMAKIDAELSSFGV from the coding sequence ATGAGCGAAAAAAGCACCGTTTACAACCCAAAAGAGATCGAAGAGAGTTATTATAAGATTTGGGAAGATAGAGGCTATTTTGAGATTGATGGAAATATTGCCATTCAAGAGAGCGGCAAAAACTTCTGTATTATGATGCCTCCTCCAAATGTCACAGGAAGTCTGCACATCGGTCATGCCCTCACTTTTACCCTTCAAGATATTATCACTCGTTTTAAACGAATGGACGGTTTTAAAACACTTTGGCAACCAGGAACCGATCATGCGGGGATTGCTACGCAAAATGTGGTTGAAAAACAACTTTTAGCGCAAGGCATTAAAAAAGAAGAGCTAGGACGTGAGAAGTTCTTAGAGAAAGTCTGGGAATGGAAAGCGTACAGTGGTGGACAGATCGTTCATCAGATGCGTAAACTTGGCGTCAGCCCTGCATGGAGCAGAGAACGCTTTACAATGGATGATGGACTTAAAAACTCCGTCAAAAAAGCGTTTGTCAAATACTACAATGAAGGCTTAATCGTTCGTGGTAACTACATGGTTAACTGGTGTACCCATGATGGCGCGCTCAGTGACATCGAAGTTGAATTTGAAGCCAATAAAGGCAAGCTCTACCATCTCAAATATTTTCTGAAAGACTCTAGTGAGTTTCTCATCGTAGCAACCACACGTCCAGAGACCTACTTTGGCGATACTGCGGTTATGGTTCACCCTGACGATGAACGTTATAAACACCTTCTAGGCAAAAAAGTCGTTCTTCCACTCATTGGTCGTGAGATTGAGATTATCGCCGATGAGCACGTCGATATGAGCTTTGGAACAGGTTGTGTTAAAGTCACTCCTGCGCATGACATCAACGACTACGAAGTTGGCAAACGTCACAATTTAGAATTTATCACTATCTTTGACCCAAGCGGTATGCTCAATGAGCAGTGTGGCGAATTTCAAGGTCGTGAACGTCTTGAAGTCAGAAATGACGTTGTTTCAAAACTTGAATCACTTGGCTTTGTTGACAAAATAGAAGATTATGAAAACCAAGTAGGTCACTGCTATCGTTGTAAAAATGTCGTTGAACCTTACATCTCAAAACAATGGTTTGTTAAAAAAGAGATCGCAGATGGTGCCATCGCAAAAGTCAATGAACACTTAGCAGAATTTTACCCAAGCCACTGGCTCAATTCGTACAATGCATGGATGAAAGAGCTTCGTGATTGGTGTATTTCTCGCCAACTTTGGTGGGGACATCAAATCCCAGTCTTTTACTGCGATGCGTGTGGACATGAGTGGGCAAGTGAAGCGGAAAGCGAGCATGAATGTCCTACATGTAAAGCTACCACTATTCATCAAGACCCAGACGTTCTTGATACGTGGTTTAGCTCAGGCTTATGGCCTTTTTCAACGCTGGGTTGGGAAAATGGCGATGTGTTTAAAGGTGAAAAATGGAATGAGAGTGACTTAAAAGACTTCTATCCAAATACTCTCCTCATTACAGGCTTTGACATCCTATTCTTCTGGGTTGCGCGTATGATGTTCTCAGGCGAGCACACTCTTGGTGAGCTTCCTTTTAAAGACATCTACTTGCATGCTCTCGTTAAAGATGAACACGGTCAAAAGATGAGTAAAAGTAAAGGTAACGTTATCGATCCACTCGATACCATCAGCGAATACAGTGCCGATACTTTACGCTTTACACTCGCCATTTTAGCCGTTCAAGGTCGTGACATTAAGCTAAGTGGTGAAAAACTAGAACAAATTCGTAACTTTACCAATAAACTTTACAATGCTTCACGCTTTTTGCTGATGAATGCTAACTCATTTGAAGATTTAGAAAATATCGAAATTAAAACCCCATTGGGTGCTTATATGAAAAGCCGTTTGGCCGTTGCGATGGAAGAGGTCCGTGGGCACTTTAGCGATTACCGCTTTAATGATGCAGCAACCACACTTTACCGCTTCTTGTGGGGCGAGTTTTGTGACTGGGGTATAGAGCTTAGTAAAGCCGACAAAAGTAGCATGGCAGAGCTTGGAGCTATCTTTAAAGAGGCAATGAAACTGATCCATCCGTTTATGCCGTTTATCTCAGAATTTTTGTATCAAGAACTCTCCGACACAACATTAGAATCATGTGAGTCTATCATGGTCAAGCGTTATCCTCATGCCTTAGTGCGTGATGAAAAAATTGAAAAAACGTTTGAATTGGTCATCGAAGCAATTGTTGGCATTCGTCGTGCAAAAGCCAACATTGACCTTGGAAATAAAAAAATCGAACATGCTTACATCAAAGTACCTGATGCTGCAAATCTTAAAGATGCTATTAAATACATTTGTTTATTGGCAAAAGTTGAGAATATCGACTTTACAGAGACTAAAATTCCAAATTCAGCTACTGACGTAGGTGATAATATTGAAGTATTCATTTCACTTGAGGGTGTTGATTTAAGCCCTATTATTGAGCGTTTGAACAATCAAAAGATCAAACTTGATAAAGAGATTATGAAGCTTTCAGGGATGCTTTCCAATGAACGCTTTGTGGCAAATGCACCAAAAGAAGTCATAGCAGAAAATCAAAAAGGTTTAGATGACGCTAAATCAAAAATGGCAAAAATTGACGCAGAGCTTAGCTCATTTGGCGTTTAA
- a CDS encoding peptidylprolyl isomerase: protein MKKVILSSIAAAVLGVSLNATVYATVNGEDVNDQDIAVLMRAMQGAKFEELPSDAKQKIVEQAVERKLLTTEATKSGVEKEKDYAEALKRIKADLALEVWMKKIYDGVKVDAKDVKDYYDKNADKFMQPATVKARHVLVKTEQEAKDVIKELDGLSGQKLNDKFVELATTKSTGPSGQGGGELGWFAANQMVKPFSDAAFALKKGEITKTPVQTQFGFHVILVEDTKAAEKATFDVVKPQIENGLKMEKFRILVADKAKTLRKNAKVTIK, encoded by the coding sequence GTGAAAAAAGTTATTCTAAGTAGTATTGCTGCGGCAGTACTAGGTGTAAGTTTAAATGCAACAGTTTATGCAACTGTAAACGGTGAAGATGTCAATGACCAAGATATTGCTGTGCTTATGCGCGCAATGCAAGGTGCAAAGTTTGAAGAACTACCTTCTGATGCAAAGCAAAAAATTGTTGAGCAAGCAGTTGAGCGTAAACTTTTGACAACAGAAGCAACAAAAAGTGGTGTTGAAAAAGAGAAAGATTATGCTGAAGCACTTAAACGCATCAAAGCAGATCTTGCACTTGAAGTATGGATGAAAAAAATCTATGATGGTGTTAAAGTAGATGCAAAAGATGTTAAAGATTATTATGACAAAAACGCTGACAAATTTATGCAACCTGCAACAGTTAAAGCAAGACACGTACTTGTAAAAACTGAGCAAGAAGCTAAAGATGTTATCAAAGAACTTGATGGACTCAGTGGTCAAAAACTTAACGATAAATTTGTTGAGCTCGCAACGACAAAATCAACAGGACCAAGTGGTCAAGGTGGCGGAGAGCTTGGATGGTTTGCCGCAAATCAAATGGTTAAACCTTTCTCAGATGCAGCATTTGCACTTAAAAAAGGTGAAATCACTAAAACTCCAGTCCAAACACAATTTGGTTTCCATGTTATCTTAGTTGAAGATACAAAAGCTGCTGAAAAAGCAACCTTTGATGTTGTTAAACCACAAATCGAAAATGGCTTGAAAATGGAGAAATTCCGTATTTTAGTAGCCGATAAAGCAAAAACTCTTAGAAAAAATGCAAAAGTAACAATTAAATAA